The nucleotide window GGTCCCACGGCGGGTCGTGCACGATCTCGACCTCCGCTTGCTTTACGCCGGGCACCGAGAGGACGGCGTTCTCGACTTGCTGCTGGAACAAGCCGGCGGCCGGGCAGGCGACGCTCGTGAGCGTCATCTTGATCTTGACCTTGTCCCCCTCGATCGCCAGATCGTACACGAGGCCCAAGTCCACCATGTTGACCGGGATCTCCGGATCGTAGCAGCCTTTGAGCGCCTCGATCACGGTTTCCTTCTCGACCATCAAGGGCAAGAGCAGAGGGCCCTGCGCTTAACGCTTTGGGCGAGCCGACGGGACCGCGGCGTTTAAATAATCACATAAGGGACAAGTATTATAACGCGGTTATAGCATCACGCAGGCTGAAACTGGGAGTATATAAATGTCCCACGCGCTCGAAATCAAGAATCTCCGCGTGGCCGTCGACGGCCGGGAGATCCTCAAAGGCGTCGATCTCACCGTGCGGTCGGGCGAGATCCACGCCATCATGGGACCCAACGGCTCGGGCAAGAGCACCCTTTCCTACGCCTTGCTGGGCCACCCGAAGTACGAGCTTCTGGGCGGCGAGATCTTGCTCGACGGGGAGAGCCTCGCGGGCCTCTCGCCGGACAAGCGGGCAAAGAAAGGCCTCTTCCTCGGGTTCCAGTACCCAATCGAGGTGCCCGGCGTCGGCTTTGCGAACTTCCTTCGCACGTCGTACAACGCGATCCACGCCGACAAGCCCGCCTCCGTGCCGGA belongs to Candidatus Thermoplasmatota archaeon and includes:
- a CDS encoding iron-sulfur cluster assembly protein → MVEKETVIEALKGCYDPEIPVNMVDLGLVYDLAIEGDKVKIKMTLTSVACPAAGLFQQQVENAVLSVPGVKQAEVEIVHDPPWDPSKITEVGKSELMILGFNIPTYG